From one Mytilus trossulus isolate FHL-02 chromosome 10, PNRI_Mtr1.1.1.hap1, whole genome shotgun sequence genomic stretch:
- the LOC134687289 gene encoding ras-related protein R-Ras2-like, whose protein sequence is MSKAGDSNNTSQSYKLVVVGGGGVGKSALTIQFIQSYFVTDYDPTIEDSYTKQCVIDSVVARLDILDTAGQEEFSAMREQYMRSGEGFLLVYSVTDKSSFNEIYKFHKQILRVKDREEFPMILVANKADLEHQRVVTKEEGSELSRQLRINYIEASAKMRLNVDQSFYDLVRIIRKFQAEERPEENSRKNGSGKHRKGRCSIL, encoded by the exons atgtcaaaggCAGGCGATTCAAACAATACTAGCCAAAGTTATAAATTGGTTGTAGTAGGTGGAGGTGGTGTTGGTAAAAGTGCCTTAACCATACAATTTATACAG tcATACTTTGTAACAGATTATGATCCAACAATAGAAGATTCATATACTAAACAATGTGTTATAGATTCAGTTGTTGCCAGACTAGACA ttttagACACTGCAGGACAGGAAGAGTTCAGTGCTATGAGGGAGCAGTACATGAGATCTGGGGAAGGTTTTTTGTTAGTATATTCTGTCACAGATAAAAGCAG ttttaatgaaatttataaattccACAAGCAGATATTACGAGTGAAAGATCGAGAAGAATTCCCTATGATATTAGTAGCAAACAAAGCAGATCTAGAACATCAAAGAGTG GTTACAAAAGAGGAAGGTTCAGAACTATCAAGACAACTTAGAATAAATTATATAGAAGCTAGTGCTAAAATGAGACTCAATGTAGATCAGTCATTTTATGACTTAGTCAGAATTATAAG aaaatttcaaGCAGAAGAAAGACCAGAAGAAAATTCTCGAAAAAACGGAAGTGGCAAACATCGGAAAGGACGATGCTCTATATTATGA